One window of the Chryseobacterium camelliae genome contains the following:
- a CDS encoding phosphatidylglycerol lysyltransferase domain-containing protein: MNSFFSEEADGFVSFRTANGFAVVLEEPVCASEDKVTVIEEFESYCRKNSLKTCYYRIGEDGLSYFPSSGKQKLFIGQDALLDAENSAFRERAEIHQERGHGLEKAGYRTEIRYAPQSERHHRSDPGGFRRVADGIG; the protein is encoded by the coding sequence ATAAACAGTTTTTTTTCCGAAGAAGCGGATGGTTTTGTATCATTCCGGACGGCCAACGGATTTGCCGTTGTACTCGAAGAACCGGTATGCGCTTCAGAAGATAAAGTGACCGTGATAGAAGAATTTGAAAGCTACTGCCGCAAGAACAGCCTTAAAACCTGTTATTACAGGATCGGCGAAGACGGACTCTCCTATTTTCCGTCTTCCGGGAAACAGAAACTCTTCATCGGGCAGGATGCATTGCTGGATGCTGAAAATTCAGCCTTCCGGGAAAGAGCGGAAATCCATCAGGAACGGGGTCACGGACTTGAAAAAGCAGGATACCGTACGGAAATCAGGTATGCGCCGCAATCAGAGCGCCACCATAGATCAGATCCAGGCGGTTTCAGACGAGTGGCT